A stretch of Bacillus pseudomycoides DNA encodes these proteins:
- a CDS encoding response regulator transcription factor, translated as MYHANILLVDDETAILQLLTTILQKEGFSHITTATSAEEALLLVKQNHFDLMILDVMLPGQSGFDICPIIRQKTDCPIFFLTAKSSDLDKVSGFLYGADDYITKPFNPLEVVARMKAQLRRHMKQTPQLIKEHTLSFGRVQIDKHAAELQVDGEIVECSAQLFQLLLFFCEHPNYVFSKEEIYEKVWGAPAYNGDDNTVMVHIRKLREKIELDPSSPKYIKTIRGLGYKFVAK; from the coding sequence TTGTATCATGCAAATATTTTACTTGTCGATGATGAAACAGCAATTTTACAACTATTAACTACAATTCTACAAAAAGAAGGATTTTCTCATATTACAACAGCTACTTCAGCTGAAGAAGCTTTACTCTTAGTGAAGCAAAATCATTTTGATTTAATGATTCTAGACGTCATGCTTCCTGGACAATCCGGTTTTGATATTTGTCCCATCATCCGTCAAAAAACGGACTGTCCCATTTTCTTTCTAACAGCTAAATCATCTGATTTAGATAAAGTATCTGGTTTCTTATACGGGGCAGACGATTATATTACAAAACCATTCAACCCGCTTGAAGTTGTCGCTCGTATGAAAGCACAACTTCGAAGACATATGAAACAAACACCGCAACTAATAAAAGAACATACCCTTTCATTCGGGAGAGTCCAAATAGATAAACATGCTGCTGAATTACAAGTAGATGGAGAAATTGTGGAATGTTCCGCTCAGCTATTTCAACTATTACTCTTTTTCTGTGAACATCCAAATTACGTATTTTCAAAAGAAGAAATATATGAAAAAGTATGGGGTGCTCCTGCCTATAATGGTGATGACAATACCGTTATGGTTCATATTCGAAAACTACGTGAAAAAATTGAACTTGATCCAAGTAGCCCGAAGTACATCAAAACGATTCGTGGACTTGGTTATAAGTTTGTCGCAAAGTAG
- a CDS encoding CPBP family intramembrane glutamic endopeptidase, protein MNPFYSIRARYFLIVFALLFLIERMSKQVLENTFHISLSSFISIFVLYVFPAIWLFYYCKRHRVPFTVFMNRRESFNLMQVFMITGMLCLFSYGYLVLYMYSFAWITPDFIINILHEPIIGSAGGYIYQFIIIVLVAPIVCEFVFRGFLFQRFATKWGTGKAMVIVAILFGCFHIDFLSAVMFSIVLSIVYIRTKSLLMPISIHMLNNAIVLITSFIFGKEEMISFADLSNQTPFFTGFIIFIIGLNLVLVFLFMNRRYINKEVPVVYTNKIREL, encoded by the coding sequence ATGAATCCGTTTTATTCAATACGAGCCAGATATTTTTTGATTGTATTTGCACTCCTTTTTTTGATTGAACGCATGAGTAAACAAGTACTAGAAAATACATTTCATATATCACTGTCTTCTTTTATAAGCATATTTGTACTATACGTATTTCCAGCCATTTGGTTATTCTACTACTGTAAGCGCCATCGTGTACCGTTTACTGTATTTATGAATAGAAGAGAATCGTTTAATCTTATGCAAGTTTTTATGATTACAGGAATGTTATGCCTATTTAGTTACGGATACCTTGTATTATATATGTATAGCTTCGCATGGATTACACCAGATTTTATTATAAATATATTACATGAACCGATTATAGGGAGTGCGGGCGGATACATATATCAATTTATAATAATCGTACTAGTAGCCCCTATTGTATGTGAATTTGTATTTAGGGGATTTCTATTTCAGCGCTTTGCGACGAAATGGGGAACCGGAAAAGCGATGGTTATTGTAGCGATTCTTTTTGGATGTTTTCATATTGATTTCCTCAGTGCTGTCATGTTTAGTATCGTACTATCAATTGTATACATTCGTACGAAAAGCTTACTGATGCCGATTAGTATTCATATGTTAAATAATGCAATCGTACTTATTACATCTTTTATCTTTGGTAAGGAAGAAATGATAAGCTTTGCGGATCTTTCTAATCAAACTCCATTTTTTACAGGATTTATTATCTTTATCATTGGATTAAATTTAGTACTCGTCTTTTTGTTCATGAATCGCCGTTATATAAATAAAGAGGTGCCAGTAGTATATACAAATAAAATAAGAGAGTTATAG